Below is a window of Hydrogenimonas sp. DNA.
CTTGCGGTCATGATGGTCCCGATAGTTCTAAGGACCACCGACGACATGCTCCAGCTCGTACCAGGCAGCCTCCGAGAAGCCGCTGCAGCCCTGGGTGCCCCGAAATACAAGATAATCATCCAGGTGGTCTACCGCGGTGCAAAGGTCGGTATGTTCACCGGAATACTGCTCTCTGTGGCCCGTATTGCCGGAGAGACGGCACCGCTACTGTTTACATCGTTCAGCAACAACTTCTTTTCGACGGATCTGGACAAGCCGATAGCGTCGCTTACCGTTACGATGTTCAACTACGCCACAAGCCCCTATCAGGACTGGATCGACCAGGGGTGGGCGGCGGCTCTGATTCTGGCGCTCTTCGTACTGGGCGTCAACATAGTCGGACGCATAGTGATACGGAAAAAGAGATAGAAGCGGCCGCGAAACGGACCGCAATCACTAACTGACCTTACGTAAAATTTGTCAGCCCCGGGATTTGAGCGGAAAAATATCGTTCAAAAAACCGCGCTTGCCCGTCAGGGCGCCGGAGGCGTCAGCGGTTTTTAGATATTTTGCAGCGTCCCGCAGGGCAAATCCCGTTCGGCGTGCAGATTTTACGTAAGGTCAGTTATCAATGAAAGGATTTTAGCCGATGGCTACTATATGTGAAGTCACCCATGAACATATTATTGAGGTAAAAAACTTCAGTTTCTACTATTCAGGCGTCGATACGCCGAACCTGAAAAAGATCAACCTCCCCATAGGGAAAGGGGCTGTTACCGCTCTCATAGGCCCCAGCGGCTGCGGCAAAACCACGCTTCTGAGATGTTTCAACAGAATGCACGACCTCTACCCCGGCAACCGCTACAAGGGGGAGATAATCTTTGAAAACAGAAACATACTGGCAAAAAACGAAGATCTCATCAGGCTTCGCACCAAAATCGGGATGATTTTTCAAAAACCGACACCCTTTCCGATGAGCATCTACGACAATGTAGCCTACGGCCTGCGCCTGCAGGGAATAAAGAGCAGAAGTGAACTCGACGGACGTGTAGAACAGGCTCTCAAAGACGCGGCACTCTGGAAGGAGGTGGGCGACAGGCTCAAAGAGAGCGGAACAGCCCTCTCCGGAGGCCAGCAGCAGAGACTCTGCATAGCCCGCGCCGTAGCCGTTGAGCCGGAAGTTCTACTCTTCGATGAACCTACATCGGCTCTCGACCCCATAAGTACGCAGGCGATAGAGGAGCTTATAATAAAGCTAAAAGAGAAGGTAACCGTCATCATCGTAACACACAACATGCAGCAGGCGGCACGCGTAAGCGACTACACCGCTTTCATGTACCTCGGAGACCTGATAGAACTGGGGGTTACGGAGGAGCTCTTCATCACCCCCAAAGAGGAGATGACGGAGCAGTACATCACCGGGAAGTTCGGTTGATGCCTGATATCTATCCACTAATGTTACGCAAAGCTTGAGCAAAGCCCAAGCTTTGGCGGGGACTGACCGCCCCCTGCACCCCCCTGAAGCTACGAAATCACAGATTTCGAGATGATATTACACTATTTGCGTAACATCAGTTATCTATGCAAGTAGCGGGCAAAGCCCGCTGTGCGGCGGGGAGCTGCCGTCCCAGGCATATTCCCTGTCAGGCGTATTGCGCCATCTTCGTACCGAGTTTTCCCATTCTGCCCAAGAGCTTCTCTACGGCATCGCTGCGAAGTTCTGATATGGCGGCCTCCTCCTCTTCAAGGAGCATCTGCTTCTCCAGCAGCTTCTCCTCTTTGGCGACCAGCTTTTCATAACGCTCTTTGAGTGCGTCATACTCCCTGTCGAGCCGTCCCAGCTCTTTTACAAGCCTCCTGTAGTCCCTGTCGAGGCTCTTCAGTTTTCTATCTGTGGTGGCACTCAGAAGCTTCTTTTTCACACGGGCGATCTTGTTCACCTTCTTGTGAATCTTCTTCTCGACCTTTCTCATAGCGGAAACGACCTCTGTAACCTCCTCCTCTATCTTCGAAACCTTCTCGTGAAGCTTATGTATGAGATCGTCTATATCTCCGAGCCGCTCCTCGCTCTCACCCAGAACCTCCATAAGCTCCTCTATGGCTTTTTTCGTCTTTTTGAGCTCTTTTTGCATAACTCTTCTCCTTTTTTTCTCTCCATTTTAGCAGAATCCGCAACAGATTAGCGCTACCTGGAGTACAGAAAAGCCTCTTTCATCCATAATCACCTTCCTTGAGTGGCTCTTTGTGTCTCGAAAAGCGTCTTTAGGTGCAATTATTATAAAATTTTATTCAAACACAGTATAATGAAAAGATCGTAAAGGCCGATACTGCTACAGACCTTCTTTAAAAGGTCTAAACAGATACGATGAACAAAGGAAAAGTTATGAATGAAAAAAACGGATGCCCCGTGACGGAGTCTTCCTACAGACATACCACACTGGGCGGAAACTTGATACGTGACTGGTGGCCCGAACAGCTCAACCTGAAAATACTCCACCAAAATCCAGATGCCCTGAAGCCTATCGGCGACGGCGAGTATGCAGAAAACTTCAAAAAGCTCGACTACGAGGCGCTCAAGGAGGATCTTAGGCGTACATTGAGAGAGTCGCAGGAGTGGTGGCCGGCCGACTACGGTCACTACGGACCTCTCTTTATCAGAATGGCGTGGCACAGCGCCGGAACCTACCGGGTCTACGACGGACGCGGCGGCGGCAGCACGGGCAACCAGCGCTTCGCACCCGTAAACAGCTGGCCGGACAATGTCAACCTCGACAAAGCCCGACGCCTGCTCTGGCCCGTCAAAAAGAGGTACGGCAACAAGATCTCATGGGCCGACCTGATGATTCTTGCCGCGAATGTAGCCATGGAGGATATGGGTTTTAAAACCTTCGGTTTCGGCGGAGGCCGCATCGATATATGGGAACCCGAAGAGGATGTGAACTGGGGACCGGAGCTGAAATGGCTGGGTGATGAACGCCATGCCGAAGGGAGAGAGATGCAAAAACCTTTGGCAGCCGTACAGATGGGGCTCATCTATGTCAACCCCGAGGGTCCGAACGGTGAGCCGAACATACTCGCTGCAGGAGAGGATATCCGCGAGAGTTTCAAACGGATGGGAATGAACGACGAAGAGACTGTCGCACTGATCGCCGGAGGACATACATTCGGAAAGTGTCACGGCGCGGCGAACCCGGAAAAATATGTGGGTCCTGAGCCGGAAGCCGCACCTCTGGAGGAGCAGGGGTTCGGATGGAAAAACAGCTACGGCAGCGGCAAGGGGCCGGATACGATCACAAGCGGACTTGAGGGGGCCTGGACTCCGACACCCACAAAGTGGGACAACAGCTTTCTGGAACTTCTCTTCAAGTATGACTGGAACCTCGAAAAGAGCCCTGCTGGAGCATGGCAGTGGGTGGCCGTAAACCCGGAACCTGCCGATATGGTACCCGATGCGCACGATCCCGAAAAACTCCACAAACCCATCATGCTTACAACCGACCTTGCGCTGAGAATGGATCCAAAATACGGCCCGATCGCCAAGAGCTTCCGCGACGACCCGAAGAGATTCGCCGACGCCTTCGCGCATGCGTGGTTCAAGCTGACCCACAGAGATATGGGGCCCAAAAGCCGCTATCTCGGGCCGGAAACTCCACAGGAGGAGCTTTTGTGGCAAGATCCTCTCCCTCCGGTCGACCACGAAATCGTAGATGAGCAGGATCTGTCGACTCTGAAAAGAGAGATACTCGAATCCGGAACAGCGATAGCGGATCTTGTATATACCGCCTGGTCGGCAGCCTCCACTTACCGTAACTCCGACAAGAGAGGCGGTGCCAACGGAGCGCGTATCCGCCTAGCACCGCAAAACAGATGGGATGTCAACAGGCCCGACAGGCTGGAGAAGGTACTCGAAACTCTCGAAAAGATAAGAAACGAATTCAACTCCACCCAGAGCGGCGGCAAACGCATCTCTCTCGCCGACCTGATCGTCCTCGCCGGAAACACAGGTGTCGAAGAGGCTGCCCGTCTCGCCGGGTTCACCCTGAATATCCCTTTCACCCCGGGACGCACCGACGCGACCCGGGAGCAGACCGACATCGAGTCGTTCAGCTATCTAGAGCCGATAGCGGACGGTTTCAGAAACTACCTCAAAGAGGGATGCGGCTTCTCCGCGGAGAAGGCTCTCATAGACAGAGCGCAGCTTCTTACGCTCACCGTACCCGAGATGACGGTGCTCGTCGGAGGTATGCGGGCGATAGGTGCCAACTACGGCGATACTCCGTACGGAGTATTTACGGAGAGACCCGGAGCGCTTACAAACGACTTTTTCGTCAACCTGCTGGATATGGGTGTCGAGTGGAAACCGGTTTCGGAAGATGCACTCCTCTTCGAAGCCTACGACAGAAAAAGCGGAAAACCGAAATGGAGAGGCACAAGGGTAGACCTGGTTTTCGGATCGAACTCACAGCTAAGGGCCCAGTCGGAGTTTTACGCCCAGGAGGAGAACGCCGAGAGATTCGTAAACGACTTCGCCGCCGCATGGAACAAAGTGATGAACCTCGACCGGTTCGACCTGCAGTGGCACTGAGCGTATAAAGATATAGACGTAAAAAAATTGGCGGCTGTTTCGTTACAGCCGCCTGCCGTCTCCTTACCGACATGC
It encodes the following:
- a CDS encoding phosphate transport ATP-binding protein PstB — its product is MATICEVTHEHIIEVKNFSFYYSGVDTPNLKKINLPIGKGAVTALIGPSGCGKTTLLRCFNRMHDLYPGNRYKGEIIFENRNILAKNEDLIRLRTKIGMIFQKPTPFPMSIYDNVAYGLRLQGIKSRSELDGRVEQALKDAALWKEVGDRLKESGTALSGGQQQRLCIARAVAVEPEVLLFDEPTSALDPISTQAIEELIIKLKEKVTVIIVTHNMQQAARVSDYTAFMYLGDLIELGVTEELFITPKEEMTEQYITGKFG
- a CDS encoding catalase / peroxidase; this translates as MNEKNGCPVTESSYRHTTLGGNLIRDWWPEQLNLKILHQNPDALKPIGDGEYAENFKKLDYEALKEDLRRTLRESQEWWPADYGHYGPLFIRMAWHSAGTYRVYDGRGGGSTGNQRFAPVNSWPDNVNLDKARRLLWPVKKRYGNKISWADLMILAANVAMEDMGFKTFGFGGGRIDIWEPEEDVNWGPELKWLGDERHAEGREMQKPLAAVQMGLIYVNPEGPNGEPNILAAGEDIRESFKRMGMNDEETVALIAGGHTFGKCHGAANPEKYVGPEPEAAPLEEQGFGWKNSYGSGKGPDTITSGLEGAWTPTPTKWDNSFLELLFKYDWNLEKSPAGAWQWVAVNPEPADMVPDAHDPEKLHKPIMLTTDLALRMDPKYGPIAKSFRDDPKRFADAFAHAWFKLTHRDMGPKSRYLGPETPQEELLWQDPLPPVDHEIVDEQDLSTLKREILESGTAIADLVYTAWSAASTYRNSDKRGGANGARIRLAPQNRWDVNRPDRLEKVLETLEKIRNEFNSTQSGGKRISLADLIVLAGNTGVEEAARLAGFTLNIPFTPGRTDATREQTDIESFSYLEPIADGFRNYLKEGCGFSAEKALIDRAQLLTLTVPEMTVLVGGMRAIGANYGDTPYGVFTERPGALTNDFFVNLLDMGVEWKPVSEDALLFEAYDRKSGKPKWRGTRVDLVFGSNSQLRAQSEFYAQEENAERFVNDFAAAWNKVMNLDRFDLQWH